ATCGCTTGCCCGTGCGCAATGGCTGGAGGATCGTCGCGCCGAGCTGCTCGAAACACAGTACTTTCACGTCGTCTTCACACTGCCGGAGGCCATTGCCGCCATCGCTTACCAGAACAAGGCGCTCGTTTACGGGCTGCTCTTCCGCGCCACCGCCGAGACGCTACGCACCATCGCTGCCGACCCCCGACATCTCGGCGCCGAGATCGGCTTCTTCGCCGTCCTGCACACCTGGGGGCAAAATCTACTGCACCATCCCCATCTGCACTGCGTCGTCCCGGGTGGCGGGTTCTCGCCGGACGGCACGCAATGGATCGCCTGCAAACCCGGCTTCTTCCTGCCGGTCCGCGTGCTCTCTCGCCTGTTCCGACGCTTGTTTCTGGAGCACCTGGAGAAAGCCTTCGACGGCGGCAAGCTGCAGTTCTTCTCCGACTTGCGAGCCCTCAACGAGCGCAACGCCTTCCGGCGCTATCTGGCGCCGCTGCGAAAGGCCGAGTGGGTCGTCTTTGCCAAGCCGCCCTTCGCCGGGCCCGAACAGGTGCTCGATTACGTCGGCCGTTATACGCACCGCGTTGCCATCTCCAACAACCGGCTCGTCGATATCGAAGATGGAGCGGTGCGTTTCCGCTGGAAGGATTATCGGCACGGCGACCGGCAAAAGGTCATGACCGTGTCGACCGACGAATTCATCCGCCGCTTTCTGTTACACGTCCTGCCTGAGGGCTTCCACCGCATCCGCTATTACGGTTTCCTCGGCAATCGCTATCGCGAACAAAAGCTTGCCCAATGCCGCGACCTGCTCGGCATGTCCGTTCCCGCCCCATCGGAGACCCAGGCGCCGAAGGAGTACCGCGACCGCTACGAGGAACTCACCGGGCGTTC
The window above is part of the Sinorhizobium fredii NGR234 genome. Proteins encoded here:
- a CDS encoding IS91 family transposase gives rise to the protein MARSGPEVADIFRRYGEAYRAQHTSLSTAQRRVMTAIELCRTAALGGHVEACDQCGHRRIAFNSCRDRHCPRCQSLARAQWLEDRRAELLETQYFHVVFTLPEAIAAIAYQNKALVYGLLFRATAETLRTIAADPRHLGAEIGFFAVLHTWGQNLLHHPHLHCVVPGGGFSPDGTQWIACKPGFFLPVRVLSRLFRRLFLEHLEKAFDGGKLQFFSDLRALNERNAFRRYLAPLRKAEWVVFAKPPFAGPEQVLDYVGRYTHRVAISNNRLVDIEDGAVRFRWKDYRHGDRQKVMTVSTDEFIRRFLLHVLPEGFHRIRYYGFLGNRYREQKLAQCRDLLGMSVPAPSETQAPKEYRDRYEELTGRSLRQCPACHQGQMITIEIFDGVTGPPRCWDTS